Proteins co-encoded in one Ponticoccus alexandrii genomic window:
- a CDS encoding DUF6314 family protein has product MHLADFMGLWRLDRRIVQADGVEAAFAGQAEWLPADHGALYVETGTLVMPAGRFRAERRYLWEPDLTVRFDDGRFFHRVPTAGGGTGHWCDPDRYDVTYDFDGWPAWSCRWVVRGPRKDYAMTSHYARA; this is encoded by the coding sequence GTGCATCTTGCGGATTTCATGGGCCTCTGGCGGCTGGACCGGCGGATCGTGCAAGCGGATGGTGTCGAGGCGGCCTTTGCCGGGCAGGCGGAGTGGTTGCCGGCCGATCACGGCGCGCTCTATGTCGAGACCGGCACGCTGGTGATGCCCGCGGGCCGGTTCCGCGCCGAGCGGCGCTATCTCTGGGAGCCGGATCTGACGGTGCGCTTCGACGACGGCCGGTTCTTCCACCGGGTGCCCACGGCGGGGGGCGGCACGGGTCATTGGTGCGACCCAGACCGGTATGATGTGACCTACGACTTCGACGGCTGGCCCGCGTGGTCCTGCCGCTGGGTGGTGCGCGGGCCGCGCAAGGACTACGCAATGACCAGCCACTACGCACGGGCCTAG
- a CDS encoding DUF1223 domain-containing protein codes for MFSKTAWLVIPWLAVAGAVAAQDGADRTPVVVELFTSQGCSSCPAADALLAEMAGREDIIPLALHVDYWDYIGWADGFAQSRFTMRQKGYARAAGERRIYTPQMVVNGREDVVGSRPLKVAALIEKHADTPPKVALTLKREGDRLHIHARALEKTRPCVIYAVQYEPAREVMIERGENAGRSIRYTHIVRDWTEIGTLPEDAPFEAMMTVDANLPVVVLVQEDRVGPIVAAARLE; via the coding sequence ATGTTTTCAAAGACCGCTTGGCTGGTAATCCCCTGGCTTGCTGTGGCCGGGGCCGTGGCGGCACAGGACGGCGCGGACCGCACGCCGGTGGTGGTGGAGCTTTTCACCTCGCAGGGCTGCTCCAGTTGTCCGGCAGCGGATGCGCTGCTGGCCGAGATGGCGGGGCGCGAGGACATCATCCCGCTGGCGCTGCACGTGGACTACTGGGATTACATCGGCTGGGCCGACGGCTTTGCGCAGTCCCGGTTCACCATGCGCCAGAAGGGCTATGCCCGTGCCGCCGGAGAGCGGCGGATCTACACGCCGCAGATGGTGGTGAACGGGCGCGAGGACGTGGTGGGATCGCGGCCGCTGAAGGTGGCGGCGCTGATCGAGAAACACGCGGACACCCCGCCCAAGGTGGCCCTGACCCTGAAGCGCGAGGGCGACCGCCTGCACATCCATGCCCGCGCGCTGGAAAAAACGCGCCCCTGCGTGATCTACGCGGTCCAGTACGAGCCCGCGCGCGAAGTTATGATCGAGCGTGGCGAGAATGCCGGGCGCAGCATCCGCTACACCCATATCGTGCGCGACTGGACGGAGATCGGAACCCTGCCGGAAGACGCCCCCTTCGAAGCGATGATGACCGTCGATGCAAACCTGCCGGTCGTGGTGCTGGTGCAGGAAGACCGCGTCGGCCCCATCGTCGCGGCGGCGCGTCTGGAATGA
- a CDS encoding DUF3422 family protein has translation MPPIPDHPLRYRLANELHARPFPALKPPARAVYLAIKQTRDAAARDRDADLQHLIALLDRYGCQHPQPGATHFSGKIGQHMLKWEQHTEFVTYTVFLSGLGERAFDPADFEVFPPDWLEAAPGVRVTSALLRVETRRDDAQVSAQASEWLVPESMAISAVVDGDAVIAGDFRIDPAGHQRFALFVREGVGSRRVGRIVQRVCEIETYKAMSMLGFTRVREIGARMGEIDRELSRLMQDMTEGQGPEEETLKALLAVSAELENLSARTAFRFGATGAYEAIVSQRIEVLREERFQGRQTFSEFMMRRYDPAMRTVKSAERRLEAMAHRATRAADLLRTRVEVGRSAQNQQLLESMNRRAELQLQLQKTVEGLSVVAISYYAVSLVGYLMYPVAELLGLSKGMMTALVVVPVVLVVWLMIRRIRHHVEDAGPDI, from the coding sequence ATGCCGCCCATTCCCGACCACCCCCTGCGTTACAGGCTGGCCAACGAGCTGCACGCGCGCCCCTTTCCGGCGCTGAAGCCGCCGGCGCGCGCGGTCTACCTTGCCATCAAGCAGACGCGCGACGCGGCGGCGCGGGACCGGGACGCGGACCTGCAACACCTGATTGCCCTGCTTGATCGCTATGGCTGCCAGCACCCGCAGCCCGGCGCCACGCATTTCAGCGGCAAGATCGGGCAGCACATGCTGAAGTGGGAGCAGCACACCGAGTTCGTGACCTACACGGTCTTCCTGTCCGGGCTGGGCGAAAGGGCCTTCGACCCGGCGGATTTCGAGGTCTTTCCGCCCGACTGGCTGGAGGCGGCGCCGGGCGTGCGCGTGACCTCGGCCCTGCTGCGCGTCGAGACCCGGCGGGACGATGCGCAGGTGTCGGCCCAGGCCTCGGAGTGGCTGGTGCCGGAAAGCATGGCGATCAGCGCGGTGGTCGATGGCGATGCGGTGATCGCGGGCGATTTCCGCATCGACCCGGCGGGGCACCAGCGCTTTGCGCTTTTTGTGCGCGAGGGTGTGGGATCGCGCCGCGTCGGGCGGATCGTGCAGCGGGTCTGCGAGATCGAGACCTACAAGGCGATGTCCATGCTGGGCTTTACCCGCGTGCGCGAGATCGGTGCGCGCATGGGCGAGATCGACCGCGAGCTGTCGCGTCTGATGCAGGACATGACAGAGGGGCAAGGCCCGGAGGAAGAGACGCTGAAGGCGCTGCTGGCGGTCTCTGCCGAACTGGAGAACCTCTCGGCCCGCACGGCCTTTCGCTTTGGCGCAACCGGTGCCTACGAGGCGATCGTCTCGCAACGCATCGAAGTGCTGCGGGAAGAGCGGTTCCAGGGGCGGCAGACCTTTTCCGAGTTCATGATGCGGCGCTACGACCCGGCAATGCGCACGGTCAAGAGCGCCGAGCGCAGGCTGGAGGCCATGGCGCACCGGGCGACCCGCGCGGCGGACCTGCTGCGGACACGGGTCGAGGTCGGACGCTCGGCGCAGAACCAGCAGTTGCTGGAAAGCATGAACAGGCGCGCGGAGCTGCAATTGCAGTTGCAGAAGACGGTCGAGGGCCTGTCGGTGGTGGCGATCAGCTACTACGCGGTCTCGCTGGTGGGCTACCTGATGTATCCGGTCGCCGAGCTTTTGGGCCTGTCGAAGGGTATGATGACGGCTCTGGTCGTGGTGCCGGTGGTGCTGGTGGTCTGGCTGATGATCCGCCGCATCCGCCATCATGTCGAGGACGCGGGCCCTGACATCTGA
- the purB gene encoding adenylosuccinate lyase, whose product MIPRYSRPDMVAIWSPETKFRIWFEIEAHACDAMAALGTIPKENAEAVWKAKDVEFDVARIDEIEAVTKHDVIAFLTHLAEHVGSEEARFVHQGMTSSDVLDTCFNVQLTRAADLLIADLEGLLAALKRRAYEHKDTVRIGRSHGIHAEPTTMGLTFARFYAEMDRNLSRMRDARAEIATGAISGAVGTFANIDPRVEEHVCEQLGLVPEPISTQVIPRDRHAAFFATLGVIASSVENIATEIRHMQRTEVLEAAEFFSMGQKGSSAMPHKKNPVLTENLTGLARLVRMAVVPAMENVALWHERDISHSSVERNIGPDTTITLDFALARLTGVIDKLLVYPENMLENMNKFPGLVMSQRVLLALTQAGVSREDAYRLVQRNALKVWDTRSDFREELLADEEVRAALSEEEINEKFDLGYHTKHVDTIFARVFGEG is encoded by the coding sequence ATGATCCCCCGCTATTCCCGCCCCGACATGGTCGCCATCTGGTCCCCCGAGACGAAATTCCGCATCTGGTTCGAGATCGAGGCCCACGCCTGCGACGCCATGGCCGCCCTCGGCACGATCCCGAAGGAAAACGCCGAGGCCGTGTGGAAAGCCAAGGACGTGGAATTCGACGTCGCCCGCATCGACGAGATCGAGGCCGTGACCAAGCATGACGTCATCGCCTTCCTGACCCACCTCGCGGAACACGTCGGCTCCGAAGAGGCGCGCTTCGTGCATCAGGGCATGACCTCGTCGGATGTGCTCGACACCTGCTTCAACGTGCAGCTCACCCGCGCCGCCGACCTCCTAATCGCCGACCTCGAAGGCCTGCTGGCCGCGCTCAAGCGCCGCGCCTACGAGCACAAGGACACCGTCCGCATCGGCCGCAGCCATGGCATCCACGCCGAGCCCACCACCATGGGCCTGACCTTCGCGCGCTTCTACGCCGAGATGGACCGCAACCTCTCCCGCATGCGCGATGCCCGCGCCGAGATCGCCACCGGCGCGATCTCGGGCGCCGTCGGCACCTTCGCCAACATCGATCCGCGCGTCGAGGAGCACGTCTGCGAGCAGCTGGGCCTCGTCCCCGAGCCGATCTCGACGCAGGTCATCCCGCGCGACCGCCACGCCGCCTTCTTCGCCACGCTGGGCGTCATCGCCTCGTCGGTCGAGAACATCGCCACGGAAATCCGCCATATGCAGCGCACCGAGGTTCTGGAAGCCGCAGAGTTCTTCTCGATGGGGCAGAAGGGCTCTTCGGCCATGCCGCACAAGAAGAACCCGGTGCTGACCGAGAACCTGACCGGCCTCGCCCGCCTCGTGCGCATGGCGGTGGTTCCGGCGATGGAGAACGTCGCCCTCTGGCACGAGCGCGACATCTCGCACTCTTCGGTCGAGCGCAACATCGGCCCCGACACCACGATCACGCTGGACTTCGCCCTCGCGCGGCTGACCGGCGTCATCGACAAGCTGCTGGTCTACCCCGAGAACATGCTGGAGAACATGAACAAGTTCCCCGGCCTCGTGATGTCTCAGCGCGTGCTTCTGGCGCTGACGCAGGCCGGTGTCAGCCGCGAGGACGCCTATCGCCTCGTGCAGCGCAACGCGCTGAAGGTCTGGGACACGCGCTCCGATTTCCGCGAGGAACTGCTGGCCGACGAAGAGGTGCGCGCCGCGCTCTCCGAGGAAGAGATCAACGAGAAGTTCGACCTCGGCTATCACACCAAGCACGTCGACACGATCTTCGCCCGCGTCTTCGGCGAGGGCTGA
- a CDS encoding response regulator — protein MVDDDHFDRMLLRRCLGRDRPHLRIDERASLTAARDYLARNRADLIVLDHRLPDGKGADFAAELRRDEALRDTMICVVTSQDIQALDAAVPALSKDGLDSGALWSLVGEYLSICDIASGSDEALAVKGFGEAMQDRLVPQLSRMLRSVRSARAALGNAGPRRTEVELERLEETILSLSDWVTQTRAPMGGAQTAPTAKRFADAALDWTAAAGETPGAQGARP, from the coding sequence GTGGTCGATGACGATCACTTCGACAGGATGCTGCTGCGGCGTTGCCTCGGGCGGGACCGACCGCATCTGAGGATCGACGAAAGGGCCTCGCTGACGGCGGCCCGTGACTATCTTGCGCGGAACCGGGCGGACCTGATCGTGCTGGACCACCGGCTGCCCGACGGCAAGGGGGCAGATTTCGCCGCCGAGTTGCGCCGGGATGAAGCGCTGCGGGACACGATGATCTGCGTCGTCACCAGTCAGGATATTCAGGCGCTGGATGCAGCGGTACCGGCCCTGTCGAAAGATGGGCTGGACAGCGGGGCGCTGTGGTCTCTGGTGGGGGAATACCTATCGATCTGCGATATCGCCAGCGGCTCGGACGAGGCGCTGGCGGTAAAGGGCTTTGGTGAAGCCATGCAGGACAGGCTGGTACCGCAGCTGTCGCGCATGCTGCGTTCGGTGCGCAGCGCCCGGGCGGCTCTTGGCAATGCGGGTCCACGCCGGACTGAGGTAGAACTGGAGCGGCTGGAGGAGACGATCCTCTCGCTGTCCGACTGGGTGACGCAGACGAGGGCACCCATGGGCGGGGCGCAAACCGCCCCGACCGCGAAACGCTTCGCGGATGCGGCCTTGGACTGGACGGCGGCGGCTGGCGAAACGCCGGGGGCGCAGGGGGCGCGGCCCTGA
- the acnA gene encoding aconitate hydratase AcnA, whose amino-acid sequence MPITVGHDSAKVRKTLSVGGKSLAYYSIPAAEAAGLGDFSKLPAALKVVLENMLRFEDGKTVTIDDIKAFSDWAANGGKGDRELAYRPARVLMQDFTGVPAVVDLAAMRDGIKALGGDAQKINPLNPVDLVIDHSVMIDEFGNPRAFQMNVDREYERNMERYTFLKWGQTAFDNFRVVPPGTGICHQVNLEYLAQTVWTDVDQNGETVAYPDTLVGTDSHTTMVNGAAVLGWGVGGIEAEAAMLGQPISMLIPEVVGFELTGAMTEGTTGTDLVLKVVEMLRAKGVVSKFVEFYGDGLDNLPLADRATIANMAPEYGATCGFFPIDDETLRYLRNTGRDEDRIALVEAYAKENGFWRGADYAPVYTDTLSLDMGTIVPAISGPKRPQDYIALDKAAKTFADYVKGVRSGKDASAKEEVRWEGEGGAPEPREIPGDEGHHARGYVETDEGNYQLHDGSIVIASITSCTNTSNPYVMIGAGLVARKAAALGLNRKPWVKTSLAPGSQVVSAYLEAADLQKDLDAVGFNLVGYGCTTCIGNSGPLDAPISKAINTYDLIGTSVLSGNRNFEGRISPDVRANYLASPPLVVAYALVGDMNVDITRDPLGQDKDGNDVYLKDIWPTQKEIADLVEKTVTREAFQSKYADVFKGDEKWQGVEVPQQETYDWPATSTYIQNPPYFQGMGKEKGSISNIEGARVLAILGDMITTDHISPAGSFKETTPAGQYLVERQVPVREFNSYGSRRGNHEVMMRGTFANIRIKNEMLDGVEGGYTKGPDGAQTSIYDAAMAYQDQDTPLVIFGGEQYGAGSSRDWAAKGTALLGVKAVIAESFERIHRSNLVGMGVIPFEFTGGDTRKSLGLTGEETVSISGLDTIKPLETVPCTITMADGSTKEIQIKCRIDTAIEVEYIEHGGVLHYVLRNLAQDAPVAAE is encoded by the coding sequence ATGCCCATCACCGTAGGCCACGACAGCGCGAAGGTCCGCAAGACCCTGAGCGTCGGCGGCAAGTCCCTCGCCTATTACTCGATTCCCGCCGCAGAGGCCGCCGGTCTCGGCGATTTCTCGAAACTGCCCGCCGCCCTGAAGGTGGTGCTGGAGAACATGCTCCGCTTCGAGGATGGCAAGACCGTCACCATCGACGACATCAAGGCCTTTTCCGACTGGGCCGCGAACGGCGGCAAGGGCGACCGTGAACTGGCCTACCGCCCTGCACGCGTGCTGATGCAGGACTTCACCGGCGTTCCCGCCGTGGTGGACCTCGCCGCCATGCGCGACGGCATCAAGGCACTGGGCGGCGACGCGCAGAAGATCAACCCGCTGAACCCCGTCGACCTCGTGATCGACCACTCGGTGATGATCGACGAATTCGGCAACCCGCGCGCCTTCCAGATGAACGTGGACCGCGAGTACGAGCGCAACATGGAGCGCTATACCTTCCTCAAGTGGGGTCAGACCGCGTTCGACAACTTCCGCGTGGTCCCGCCGGGCACCGGCATCTGCCACCAGGTGAACCTGGAATACCTCGCCCAGACGGTCTGGACCGACGTGGACCAGAACGGCGAGACGGTGGCCTATCCCGACACCCTCGTCGGCACCGACAGCCACACCACCATGGTCAACGGCGCAGCGGTTCTGGGCTGGGGCGTGGGCGGGATCGAGGCAGAGGCCGCGATGCTGGGCCAGCCGATCTCTATGCTGATCCCCGAGGTCGTGGGCTTCGAGCTGACCGGCGCCATGACCGAAGGCACCACCGGCACCGACCTCGTGCTGAAGGTCGTCGAGATGCTGCGCGCCAAGGGCGTGGTGTCGAAATTCGTGGAATTCTACGGCGACGGCCTCGACAACCTGCCGCTGGCCGACCGCGCGACCATCGCCAACATGGCCCCCGAATACGGCGCCACCTGCGGCTTCTTCCCGATCGACGACGAGACCCTGCGCTACCTGCGCAACACCGGCCGCGACGAGGACCGTATCGCGCTGGTCGAGGCCTACGCCAAGGAGAACGGCTTCTGGCGCGGCGCGGATTATGCCCCGGTCTACACCGACACCCTGTCGCTAGACATGGGCACCATCGTCCCCGCCATCTCGGGTCCCAAGCGCCCGCAGGACTACATCGCGCTGGACAAGGCCGCCAAGACCTTCGCCGACTACGTCAAGGGCGTGCGCTCCGGCAAGGACGCTTCGGCCAAGGAGGAAGTCCGCTGGGAAGGTGAGGGCGGCGCCCCCGAGCCGCGCGAGATCCCCGGAGACGAGGGCCACCATGCCCGCGGCTACGTGGAAACCGACGAAGGCAACTACCAGCTGCACGACGGCTCCATCGTGATCGCGTCGATCACCTCCTGCACCAACACCTCGAACCCCTACGTGATGATCGGCGCGGGCCTCGTGGCGCGCAAGGCGGCGGCCCTTGGCCTGAACCGCAAGCCCTGGGTCAAGACCTCGCTGGCGCCGGGCTCTCAGGTGGTGTCGGCCTATCTGGAAGCGGCGGACCTGCAAAAGGACCTCGACGCGGTGGGCTTCAACCTTGTGGGTTACGGCTGCACCACCTGCATCGGCAACTCCGGCCCGCTGGACGCCCCGATCTCGAAGGCGATCAACACCTACGACCTGATCGGGACCTCGGTCCTGTCGGGCAACCGCAACTTCGAGGGCCGGATCAGCCCGGACGTACGCGCCAACTACCTCGCCTCGCCGCCGCTGGTGGTGGCCTATGCGCTGGTGGGCGACATGAACGTCGACATCACCCGCGATCCGCTGGGTCAGGACAAGGACGGCAATGACGTCTACCTGAAGGACATCTGGCCGACGCAGAAGGAAATCGCGGATCTGGTCGAGAAAACCGTCACCCGCGAGGCCTTCCAGTCGAAGTATGCCGACGTCTTCAAGGGCGACGAGAAGTGGCAGGGTGTCGAGGTTCCGCAGCAGGAAACCTACGACTGGCCGGCGACCTCGACCTATATCCAGAACCCGCCCTATTTCCAGGGTATGGGCAAGGAGAAGGGGTCGATCTCGAACATCGAGGGCGCGCGCGTTCTGGCGATCCTCGGCGACATGATCACCACCGACCACATCTCTCCGGCTGGCTCCTTCAAGGAAACCACCCCCGCCGGTCAGTATCTGGTGGAACGTCAGGTTCCGGTGCGCGAGTTCAACTCTTACGGCTCGCGTCGTGGCAACCACGAGGTCATGATGCGCGGCACCTTCGCCAACATCCGCATCAAGAACGAGATGCTGGACGGCGTCGAGGGCGGCTATACCAAGGGCCCCGACGGCGCGCAGACCTCGATCTACGACGCGGCCATGGCCTATCAGGATCAGGACACGCCTCTGGTGATCTTCGGCGGCGAACAGTACGGCGCGGGATCCTCGCGTGACTGGGCGGCCAAGGGCACCGCGCTGCTGGGCGTCAAGGCGGTCATCGCCGAAAGCTTCGAGCGCATCCACCGGTCGAACCTCGTCGGCATGGGCGTCATTCCCTTCGAGTTCACCGGCGGCGACACCCGCAAATCGCTGGGCCTGACCGGGGAAGAAACCGTCTCGATCTCGGGTCTGGACACGATCAAGCCGCTGGAAACCGTGCCCTGTACGATCACCATGGCGGATGGCTCCACCAAGGAGATCCAAATCAAATGCCGGATCGATACCGCCATCGAGGTGGAATACATCGAGCACGGCGGCGTGCTGCACTACGTGCTGCGCAACCTCGCGCAGGACGCGCCGGTCGCCGCCGAGTAA
- a CDS encoding flagellar motor switch protein FliG, with protein MTALALPGPGTRPPLTRKAKAAIVVQFLLNEASDVPLSNLPDDYQAELTLLMGNMRYIDRETLNAVLSEFSSELESVGLSFPGDMARALSALDGHINPRTASRLRKEAGVRQTGDPWDRINRLDAERLEKLVLSESTEVAAVMMSKIDVSKAATVLAKLPGDRARRISYAVSMTTGVTPDAVDRIGLSLAAQLDAEPEKAFAARPVERLGAILNYSNAAVREELLQNLEQEDAAFAEAVRRSIFTFANIPERLNAIDVPKITRDVQPDTLATAIAAATAEDDQRAAEFLLSNMSRRMAESIREEAGVKGTVKPKLGEKAMGAVVAAIRDLVGVGEIELLDPDGDD; from the coding sequence ATGACCGCCCTCGCCCTTCCCGGCCCCGGCACCCGCCCGCCGCTTACCCGCAAGGCCAAGGCCGCGATCGTGGTGCAGTTCCTCCTGAACGAGGCGTCGGACGTTCCGCTGTCCAACCTGCCGGACGACTATCAGGCCGAACTGACGCTGTTGATGGGCAACATGCGCTACATCGACCGCGAGACGCTGAACGCCGTGCTGTCCGAATTCTCGTCCGAACTGGAATCCGTCGGCCTGTCCTTCCCCGGCGACATGGCCCGCGCGCTCAGCGCGCTCGACGGCCATATCAACCCGCGCACCGCCTCGCGGCTGCGGAAAGAGGCCGGGGTGCGCCAGACCGGCGACCCATGGGACCGGATCAACCGGCTTGACGCCGAGCGGCTGGAAAAACTGGTGCTCTCCGAAAGCACCGAGGTTGCCGCCGTCATGATGTCCAAGATCGACGTGAGCAAGGCCGCGACTGTTCTGGCCAAGCTGCCGGGCGACCGTGCGCGGCGGATCTCCTACGCGGTCTCGATGACCACTGGTGTCACTCCCGACGCCGTCGACCGCATCGGTCTAAGCCTCGCGGCGCAGCTGGATGCCGAACCGGAAAAGGCCTTCGCCGCGCGGCCCGTCGAACGGCTGGGCGCGATCCTCAACTACTCCAATGCCGCCGTGCGCGAGGAACTGCTTCAGAACCTCGAACAGGAGGATGCCGCATTCGCCGAAGCCGTGCGCCGGTCGATCTTCACCTTCGCCAATATCCCTGAACGGCTCAATGCCATCGACGTGCCCAAGATCACACGCGACGTGCAGCCCGACACGCTGGCCACCGCCATCGCTGCCGCCACGGCGGAGGACGACCAGCGCGCCGCCGAGTTCCTGCTGTCGAACATGTCCAGGCGCATGGCAGAGTCGATCCGCGAAGAGGCCGGGGTCAAGGGCACGGTCAAGCCCAAGCTGGGCGAGAAGGCCATGGGCGCCGTGGTCGCCGCCATTCGCGATCTGGTGGGCGTCGGCGAGATCGAACTGCTGGACCCGGACGGCGACGACTAG
- a CDS encoding lysophospholipid acyltransferase family protein, with the protein MTAKPQAPAKKARSAAAPRGGWQDRSSNAALSTAIVLLRLLPVRPRLALTSWLVRRLLAPALGYHARVEANLDHVWPETPPARKTAIAEAAIDNLARALVENYDPAEMLKRGAAYPVTGPGLAAFEAARAEGRPVILLTGHYGSPICARSALVARGHRVAGLLRPMANPYANARYIQNYRDVCEPVFEQGPAGLKALLKHVRSGGILAMAFDVFESTGPALDFLGQPAPTSLAPAEIAVKTGALLLPYFGIRRADRYGFDTVIEEPIPHGDPRDMMQEATRRLEARIKADPGQWLWTHRRWKPRRQEKRRRKAEAQASR; encoded by the coding sequence ATGACAGCGAAACCACAGGCCCCGGCCAAGAAGGCACGATCCGCCGCCGCCCCGCGTGGCGGCTGGCAGGACCGGTCGTCCAATGCCGCGCTCTCGACAGCCATTGTCCTGTTGCGCCTCTTGCCGGTGCGGCCACGGCTGGCGCTGACAAGCTGGCTGGTGCGCCGCCTGCTGGCGCCCGCGCTTGGCTACCATGCCCGGGTAGAGGCCAATCTCGACCACGTCTGGCCCGAAACCCCGCCAGCGCGCAAGACCGCCATCGCCGAGGCGGCCATCGATAACCTCGCCCGCGCGCTGGTAGAAAACTATGACCCGGCCGAGATGCTGAAACGCGGCGCCGCCTACCCGGTCACCGGACCCGGCCTCGCCGCCTTCGAAGCCGCGCGCGCCGAAGGCCGCCCGGTTATCCTGCTGACCGGCCACTACGGCAGCCCGATCTGCGCGCGCTCGGCCCTGGTGGCGCGGGGGCACAGGGTGGCGGGGCTGCTGCGGCCCATGGCCAACCCCTATGCCAATGCCCGCTACATCCAGAACTACCGGGACGTCTGCGAGCCGGTCTTCGAACAGGGGCCAGCGGGCCTCAAGGCCCTGCTGAAACACGTGCGGAGCGGCGGCATTCTCGCCATGGCCTTCGACGTCTTCGAGAGCACCGGACCGGCCCTCGACTTCCTCGGACAGCCCGCGCCGACCTCGCTGGCGCCCGCCGAGATCGCGGTCAAGACCGGCGCGTTGCTGCTGCCCTACTTTGGCATCCGCCGCGCCGACCGCTACGGCTTTGACACGGTGATCGAAGAGCCGATCCCCCACGGCGACCCGCGGGACATGATGCAGGAAGCGACGCGGCGGCTGGAAGCGCGGATCAAGGCTGACCCCGGGCAATGGCTCTGGACGCACCGTCGCTGGAAGCCCCGCCGGCAGGAGAAACGCCGCCGCAAGGCCGAGGCGCAGGCCAGCCGTTGA
- a CDS encoding YeeE/YedE family protein translates to MFESLGFETLTAPQVSVFFALIVGALFGVLAERTKFCFRRSLVGEDHRQAMGVWLTALVVAILGTQGAVALGLIDFSDHRFMASGLPVVAIVAGGLMFGAGMVLTRGCISRLTVLSATGNLRAVTVLVVFAIAAHATLKGVLAPVRTTLGAWTLDLGETVSLANLPGGAAVWSALLALAALAYALRSGNRPLPLIGAALLGALVPLAWVGTGYILYDDFDPIALQSLSFTSPWADTLFWTIASSSIPAGFGVGLVGGVLAGSLLSALAARRFTWQSFTAPRETGRYLTGAVLMGVGGVLAGGCTVGAGLAGIPTLSFAALLALAAIATGGLAMNAALTRSPRGAALQPAE, encoded by the coding sequence ATGTTCGAATCCCTCGGCTTCGAGACCCTGACCGCGCCGCAGGTCTCCGTTTTCTTCGCGCTGATCGTCGGCGCGCTCTTCGGCGTCCTCGCAGAACGGACAAAGTTCTGCTTTCGCCGCAGCCTCGTCGGAGAGGACCACCGTCAGGCCATGGGCGTCTGGCTGACCGCACTTGTGGTGGCGATCCTCGGGACGCAGGGGGCCGTGGCCCTCGGGCTGATCGACTTCAGCGACCACCGCTTCATGGCTTCCGGCCTGCCGGTCGTGGCCATCGTCGCGGGCGGGCTCATGTTCGGCGCCGGCATGGTGCTGACACGCGGCTGCATCTCGCGCCTGACGGTTCTGAGCGCCACCGGCAACCTGCGCGCCGTGACCGTGCTTGTCGTCTTTGCCATTGCCGCTCACGCAACGCTGAAAGGCGTTCTGGCGCCGGTCCGCACGACACTGGGCGCATGGACGCTGGATCTGGGCGAGACGGTAAGCCTTGCCAACCTGCCCGGCGGCGCAGCGGTCTGGTCCGCCCTTCTGGCGCTGGCGGCGCTGGCCTATGCGCTGCGGTCGGGCAACCGGCCCCTGCCGCTGATCGGCGCCGCCCTGCTGGGTGCTCTCGTGCCGCTGGCCTGGGTCGGGACGGGCTATATCCTCTACGACGACTTCGACCCCATCGCGCTGCAATCGCTTTCGTTCACTTCGCCTTGGGCGGATACGCTGTTCTGGACCATAGCCTCCAGCTCCATCCCGGCGGGCTTCGGCGTTGGACTTGTCGGAGGCGTCCTCGCCGGCAGCCTGCTGTCCGCGCTGGCCGCGCGCCGCTTCACATGGCAAAGCTTCACCGCGCCGCGCGAAACCGGCCGCTACCTGACAGGCGCCGTGCTGATGGGCGTGGGCGGAGTGCTGGCCGGTGGCTGTACCGTAGGCGCGGGCCTTGCAGGCATCCCCACGCTGTCCTTCGCCGCCCTCCTTGCGCTGGCCGCCATCGCGACGGGTGGTCTTGCCATGAACGCCGCCCTCACGCGCAGCCCGCGCGGCGCGGCTTTGCAACCGGCAGAATAG